gaaaaaaaaaaccggaGAGAAACGGGGTTTGTTCTACCGAAAATGAACGTTctttcatcattcactcaccccgACGTCATTCCAGAGACTCATAGTGCTTACCAGAGAAACCAAGATCAGCCAAGACGATGTATTTTCTCTCGTTGGCATTGCTTATCTGGGGGAAGTAGGCATCCAGCACAATAAAGACAACACAGGCCAGGAAAGCTAAAATCCCAATGCCAATGCCATAGCTGCAAGCACCCTCATTCTCATTGAACATGCATTTAGTGACTTCTACATGCTGGTCGTTCATGTAGCCTTCAGAGAGGATGGTGGCAAACACCACTATGGAGAAGAGCTGTGACGGAAAGAAACAGACGTAGAGTTAGGGACAACAGAAGAATCTCTTTAATTAGGCATCCTCACAGGACTAAGAAACACCAAAGAAACTGCTatccagactgtgtgtgtgtgtgtgtgtgtgtgtgtgaaatgtgttgCTTGAAATGTGTGCTAATACtatatttcttaaaaacatcAATGTCTTTGcagtaaataatgaaatataaaagtaTGCCATTAAGTCTTAATAGCTATCTGGGGCCAGTGTAACTTAACAGTACTTTTGTAGTAAATGGTTAAGATTagagaaagaacgaaagaaataAACGCAAACCAGCTGCACAAAGCTGTGTATTACAGAACTCTGCTGTGTTCTCTTGATTTTAACCCTGTTGACAAGTCACATGATGCAGACCTCAAGATCAAACTCCCAAACTCCTGCTGCCATATGTCTGTGCTTCGCAGATTACGACGGCACAACTCTGTTTTGCGTCTAAACTCTGTTCAGCTAACACAGTCAGAATAATAGCACACACTTTGATCATCCTCATCGAGTAGGAGCACTAGCTCGATGAGCTAACGATGACTTAGCTCTCACCCAGCTGAGCAGCCGGACGATAGTCTGAGGTCGTTTCACAAAGCTCCAGATGTCAAAGGCTCCTCCGGCCAGCGATGCACCGTAAGCACTCGTCTCCATGTCCGCGCTTGTGACTGTAGCCCCTGGTTATTATCGGTCAGCGCTTCGGCAGACTGTCCAGCTTCAGGATCTGCTGTTTACTTTCACAACTGTTTCCTGAAAGTGTCGCAGCACCACCCATCAGGGAAGTACACGTCACGTCAGAACCAACATTCACAGACAGGCAGTTATTATTATCAAACATAAACAGCCCCTGTTTTACACACGCCCTGCATATGTgttagtctatctatctatctatctatctatctatctatctatctatctatctatctatctatctatctatgtctgtctctcatattaataattaatataatacaggctgtcattctgttgaTCTAGTGCTCTAGATAAACTACACGTGGCTTGAGTAATCAGCAGCTGTCTGTTATGTGCCATGGACATGTTTAAATATTAATGAGTGTTAAGGCTTTTCCAGTGTTGTGCTGTTTGTTGGTGTGTATTCTTGGTGTTTCTAGGTGCAGAAGTAGGCCTTGGTGTTGTTTGAGGGATGACCACGTGGCCTCAAACACCGAGATACtttttcatttatgtttgtttgtatgttgaCCTTTTTTAATGATTCTCTCATAACTCTGGAGTACGTACACGTGTAAGCACCGATGAATATAGTCCTCTAGGTGGCGCCGTTAATCTGCTTTTAATTGAATGGTTCGCACAGAAATGAATGTTCATTATTTGAGTCATTTCTCGAACCTGGTACCGGATTTGAGGCCCTCTGACCTTATTAAGTGTATTTTATCTATTGGGTCACCAAaatctatttattcattttcttttatattttttgttaattaaaatctattttgtaatttaataaggTCTAAAAACATCTATATATTAGAAattatcagtttttttattttatttttttctcagtggACCCCACCTATTTTGCCATGTCCCTCATGGCCTTCTGTGAAACTTGGGATATGAATAATACAATTAGAAAAAAGTCCATACATTTTTCTGTTCTCATaaatatttatctgtattttttggCTGGTAatgtttactattatttattttttgaattaaattcatGATTATTCAATAAAATCATATTATTTAGTTCTGCACCTCAGTTACCCCTCAACCCTGTAACACAAATCATTCTCCCTCCATAAAAATAATGAACTGATCCTTATGTGACATCATTAATAGGAAGTGACACCATATAACTATTTTGAACAACATCGTGAGCAGACACAGGCAAGTTACCAGCTTCTTTTATAACTATAACATTATCAATATTGTGATTGTGAAGCTTAACGACTCAACCCCGTTACATCAAATAAAGATAGAATACAGTAACTTGTGGAAATGATCTTTGTTATTTAACAATATACAtgacctgctgattgtaatcatcattaagggagtgatccagtatgtccctagcaggtacccaactgcTCTCCTCCAGactgtaaccttcccagtccaccaagtactggaatcctcgtcccctccgtctcaagTCTAGAATACAATTAACCGAATAGGtcagttccccatctacgagacgcggcggcgggggaaccggggcaggcggattaatacgtgaataaaacacgggtttaattttggacacttggaaggcgggatgtattctcctgtacgctggaggtagtttgaggcggactgtcaccggacttatgatcttggtgacagtgaatgggccaatgaatttgggcgCTAATATGTTAGAAACGgaatcccctgtcagaaaccatgtctaccgggaggccatgtaaccgaaagacgtgatctctgacagtgaccgctgtctccttggctgtaggtaatttgggcaagtgaatgaaatgtgccgccttcgataatcggtccactacggtcaaaacgaccatcatgccattagaaggtgggagggcggtaacaaaatctagtgcaatatgtgaccagggtctcgaagggacagacagcggttgaagaagcccatcaggaggccggttagacgacttaccactggcgcaaactgagcaagccaaaacaaaatcgtggacgtcatgagccataagtggccaccagaattgttgtttaactaaccgcttggttcggcttatccctggatgacaagcaatgttagagcagtgaccccactgaataacttcggaccgtaactcttccggcacaaaaaAAACGATTCGGttggcaaccgggcggaggcgttaccccctctaaggccgtcttgaccttcgattcgacctcccatacgagtgctgagacgactattttctcaggtaaaatacactcgggagtcaccgggcgggcggaggaaTCAAAAAGACTTGACAGAGAATCGAGTTTGACACTTTTGGAACCCGGgtggtacgacagagtaaaatcaaaacaactgaataaaagtgcccaccgagcctgcctggaattgagtcttttggcatttctaatgtactctaaattcttgtgatcggtccaaacaatcaaaggtacccctgacccttccaaccagtgacgccactcctctaaagctaatttgacggccaacaattctctgttaccaatgtcataattgcgttcagcaggagataaacaatGTGAGAAAAAagtgcagggatgcatcttatcgtccgaggcagcacgttgggaaagaactgctcctaccaccacctctgatgcgtcgacctccaccacgataaaaattggcgaaccccagaaaccgctgtaggacCTTACCGGAATCTgaagatggccaatctatcacagccttaaccttgtcaggatccatacgtattccctcggacgagacgatataccttaggaagggaacagactgtgcatggaatacacatttctccgccttgacaaaaagcccattctcaagtaacctctggagcactcgtctgacgtgttgaacatgttcctggagagatgaagaaaaaaaaagtatgtcatccaggtaaacatatataaactgatctaccatgtctctcaacacgtcattaacgagtgcttggaaaacccctggcgagttggagagcccgaacggcatcaccaaatattcaaagtgccctctaggggtgttaaaggtggtttttcattcatcccccttcctgatgcggaccaaatgataagcgttacgtaaatccaattttgtgaatacggatgctccctgtaacctctcgaaagctgaagacatcaacggtaacggataggtgttctttatcgtgatgttgttcagctctcggtagtcaatacaaggtcacagagaaccatccttcttaaccacaaaaagaatcccgcccccgcaggagaagaaaaagggcggatgaacctcgatgccaaggaatcagaaatgaaTTTCTCCctggcctccctctctggaatagaaagagagtaaagcttgcctttaggcggagacttacctggcactaaatctatagcacagtcgtagggacgatgcggaggaagagaagcagcacgggacttactggacacctccttcaggtccaagtacctTGCGGGcatgtttgataacaccatggtctctttctgaaagacagaaacaggcacaacaggacaagcagaaaccagacaaggctcatgacaactttcactccacaaggtgactgtgttggaaccccaatccactcgtggattatgtttgattaaccaggggtgacctaaaacaatgggagcgacaggggagtccatgaggtaaaaggatatggtttcactgtggctgcctgaggtgagcagagttatgggttcagtgtagtgggtgacagttcctggccattgagtgcggtgacatggatgggatgagacacaggaaggactggaaggttcaagtgacttgcaaggagagagtcaatgaaattaccttcaggacagtcgatgatgtggttgaggacttcccggcggagatcccacccgatagtagcctcaaacttactaccggtctggctctttttaccgggcaggaatggatggaatgctccgagccaccgcaatataagcatagtccttgggatctccgccgctctctctccctccgggaaacccaagctctacccacctgcatgggtttgtgatcgtcgacgggaccgaccatgttctctcgactcgagcggcccctctccggagagacgtaatggcgtgtaggactgacttgtctacccaggcggttaatctgagcgtccacccggagtgccaggtcgattaggccgttgaacgttgggggcagctcgaggaggtagatctccttctgaacacggtcggccagcccatgcagaaatcgatcccactgcgctacctcgttccactggcacgcggccgccaggttgcggaactgaatggaatagtccgccaccgttgattctccttgtttgaggcccgagagctggtgagcggctgcCCTGCCGGCCACCGCTCGATCGAACACCcatttcatctcttcggagagggcatggaacgaggcgcagcacggatgttgattctcccacactgcCATCCCCCATAAgcagccctgccagagagtagggtaagagcaaacgcaaccttggactcctctgtcgcgaaggtgcggggctgcaatgcaaaatgcatggaacatttgttaaggaaagtcttgcaaaagtttggctcaccggagtaactctctggcgccggaagtcgtggctctggccggaagtggtcctgggaggtctcccgggggacaggcggtgcggtgggtgcagtgggagaggtgagttgatgaatccgctgtgtgagctcggacacctgtgtcaccagcgcttggatcacgcatccggtgttcacgatgctctcctgctgctgatccatgcggttgacgctgtggtgaatgaattcagacagtgaagtggtgctcgctgcttccatgtttggtgagagcgttctgtaatgactgggtgaaggagtggcaggaagcaagtgcgagattaatgatatttaatgaagtcaatgatacagacagtatttaagacacaaacaacgctgggaggaatgcacagtccaagatggtggtgatgagtgacgaatccaaagcaaagcataggtcatgaacattgttgggaactcagaaacgaagaccaggagactcttgggtaatcttcagcaggattctttattgagaacggtctgcgtggcgctgcagtcatcaagaagtctaacttgtccttaagacattgtagtttttatacattcaagtgggagggatccataccgtaaacaaagcatgcaaattgaatcaggaaaatgtcagacactgtaattttcccagccttgatctcatcagcataacagtgtcattcaaatgcataggtgctaattcaatcagtctggcaagactggtgaggaagagcacaaagacaaaaggtcattatctcagactcttgattttcttgatttgatcttcttggatatgtcatttttattacctactattatattggaacctatatttaacattttataaatttgtaatcccacagtcctcccgttgagagttctaataactctcacataataaaaatgtaaacatttaaaagttcatTCTTGTAACCTGTGATCGTTACAGGCACGTAGCACTTGCTCTGTGTTGATTGTCTGTACTGACGAATGGCATGTTGAATAAAACACTTGATACTGTGGACGCATAGATAGTACACCAGTAGTAAGAACAACAGCAGAATTGCTATTTCCTTGATCCACAGCCAGGGTTTACCTAACAGGTTTCCGAACCATGATGAATTGTCTTCATTCATCTGGTTTAATTTTGATGAAAGTTCAAGAATGTCTTGTTGAATTTTGTTCAAGTTCTCTGTTGGATCCAGTAAACCGGTGCAGCACTCAGGTCCGATAATGGTACATGCTCCCCCTTGCATTGCAAGAATGTAATCCAAGGCAACTCTGTTCTGTAAGATCATTATCTTGTGTGAAGCTAGAGTGTTTGTGATGTTACCCAAGGCCAAAGCCGTATCATTGGCCAGTTTCTGTACAGAATTCGATAAGCTTCTGACTTGATCCAGGGCTTGCATGACACCATAAAATGGGATTAATGTTCCAAGAGTTCTGGACCACCATGTTTGTGCACACATGAGTCCTGGAATGCAGTGATCTTCTGTGTTCGTGGTAGGAGCTGAATCACTTAAACGTGGAATATTTTGAAAGGTGGTATTGCCTGTTATAAGGACTGGAGAGGATTTCACATTTTCTCTGACTGCAGGTAGGGCATAGACTAAGGTGCACCTGCCATTCAACTTCACCGGTAGCACACTATAGATTGAGGTTCCACATAGCCAAAACATGCCTGATGGGGGGGAAATCCTGCACCATTGGTTCACATTAAATAGCTTAGGGAATGATCGTGTTTGCCTAATACATACTTCCACATCCTCATTCTTTTGTCGTGTGGATGATGAAATTTCTGTCTTCAGTGACATTACcattttaattatgaattatgaattatgaaaccACATGCAGCACTGGGAATTTTCCCCAAATCTTTAGAGTCTAAGGATAGCTGTTCAACACACCAACTAAATGTCATTGGTAAGAGTAAGTCTGTCATAACAGGTGTTGTTGAGGTCAAATTGCAGGACCTTAAACCTGGAATGCAACATGGTGAGGCTTGAGGAACAGTCACCTCATGACATGTGCTTTGGTTAAAAATTCCATTAGTGACAACACCAAATAGAGTGCAGGTATCACAGTCAGAAATGGGGTGTGCTACCCATGGGATTCCTGCTCCTACAGAAGGTGGATGTGGCATGCAAACGTTCTTTCCAGCAAACAAGGAGTTTCTTGACATATTCATCAGCTCTAAGAATATGTTGTTTCTGGAGTCTATACTTTGTGTGATGTCCATGATGATTACTAGTACGGCAATCTTGATCATGTTGATGGATGACTGAAGTTCCCGTGTATGATTCTCTgcattgtgtatttaatttatttatttttttcttccttgaCAGTTGGCTCGGTTGTGGGTCTGGTTGTCTTTTAAAATAGGTGTCGTCATACACAAGTGAGGAGGTTGGTGTGTATGGGCCTCGGGACAGCCATCAAGTGGTATCTGCACAgagtaagaaagaaaacaaacaacgacagagcagcatttgttgtaaaaaaaaaaaaaaactgtaaacactaGGGTTGTATCCTCTGGTCGATTTGAGTCTGCTATTGTTGTTCCTTTCTTTCCCTATTTCTTAATTACTGCGACACCTAAAGAACAGTGAGGTAAGGATGGACTAGTAGGTGGGGGAATGCCTAAAAGGGAATCTTCACCGCAGGATTGGCCCCCGAAGCCTGTTGCATTCGGTTCTTTCCTGGGCTCCTCACTGTTCCATGTGTCCTATCCTATCCCTGTAGGTGGAGGAACAACTTTACAGTGTGAAACATGAGTCCATGTTTTCCTTCCCTGACAAAACACTGCAGCTGCTGTAATCAACATCACTTGATGTGGTCCGTGCCACTTAGGCTCTAACGGCTTGTTTCTGAATGACTTTATCATGACCCACTGACCTGGGATGATTGTGTGTCCCCCTTCTGGTGGAGTCTGCCAACACGACTCAACTCTCTCTCTGGCACTCTGTACTGCCTTTGTGAGGTTTTCACAGTAAGTGATCAGGGCATCTGAGGCTATGTGTACATCAGCATTTCTAAGATCAATCACACCTGGCATCTGCATTGGGCGTCCTGTAATAATCTCATGAGGGCTCAGTCCTACTGATCTGTTAGGTGAAGCTCTCATACTACACAATACCGCTGGCAGTGCCTCGACCCATGGTACTCCTTCCTGGTGCATTTTGCTTAgcctggtttttatagttctgttTGCTCATTCAACTTGTCCTGATGTTTGTGGCCTATAGGGGCAGTGAAGATTCCacttaattttcaacattttagaCACTTCCTTGACTACCTGTCCTGTGAAGTGTGTACCTTGATCTGAGTCAATGCAATCTGGTGATCCCCATCTGGGAATGAAATCAGTGACTAGACATTTAGCAGTATGTGCAGCTGTAGCACGCCCTGTTGGATAAGCTTCTAGCCATCTAGAGAACTTGTCCAATACTACCAAAACATCAGTTTTTCCCTTACAAGGAGGCAATGATATGTAATCAACTTGCAGGTGACGAAATGGTCCTGGTGGAGCTGGAGTATGTGTTGCTGCTGTAGCTGCTGCTGacacatcattatttttttgacatgtaACACACCTCTTGACTGTTTCGGTTgctacatttctgaattttggatTCCACCATTGATTTGAGAACCTGTGATTCATCGTTGCCGGACCACTGTGACCCAAATTGTGTATTTGTTGAGTCAAATATGGCAGCAGTGATTCGGGAGCGACATACTTCCCCTCTTTGGTCCAGCATCCAGATGAATCCACTGTGGCCCCTTTGTCTAACCATGTCCATGCTTCATATAGCGGAGCGTCTTTGTACAGATCAATAATTGATTTAGGAGGCAGAATTGTCTTCTGTGCTATACTATCTGAACACACTTGTACAGTTGCATAGGAACAAGACTGTTTAGCAGCTACATCAGCAAGAGTATTACCTTTAGCTTCTGCAGTGTTAGTTGTGAGATGTGCTTTCACTTTGATCACCGC
The sequence above is a segment of the Carassius carassius chromosome 9, fCarCar2.1, whole genome shotgun sequence genome. Coding sequences within it:
- the LOC132148796 gene encoding synaptogyrin-2-like, yielding METSAYGASLAGGAFDIWSFVKRPQTIVRLLSWLFSIVVFATILSEGYMNDQHVEVTKCMFNENEGACSYGIGIGILAFLACVVFIVLDAYFPQISNANERKYIVLADLGFSGLWTFLWFVCFCFLANQWSYTTQAAVIADAARAVVTFSFFSTVTWATLSVFAFQRYRQGMDEIGIGYNDPAGDPTSPYPTAYAGAPQGYQQSPFSASSAGQGGYKPPEY